In Thermanaerothrix sp., the genomic window TTCTGAAGGGCCCGGGCCACAAGACGGGTCTTCTCCAAAAGGTCCTGCATGGCCGAGGGGTCCAATATCTTAGGCCTTGATTCCACCAAGTCGCTAGGGGTGTTCATCGTCATTCCTCCTGATCTTTAACCTTAATTTATCTTATAAGAAACCTAGAGAAGGTACCTTCTCGGATCTCTCTCTTCCAAAAGTCCGCCCAACCGCTGCCTCACGTAGGCCCCGTCCACCCGCACCTCGCCGCTTATCCCGTCGGGGGCGTCGAAGCTTATCTCCTCCAACAGCAGCTCCATCAACGTGTGAAGCCGCCGGGCCCCTATGTCCTCCATCTGGCGGTTCATCTCCGAGGCCAGGCGAGCCACCTCCCGAAGCCCCGAGTCATCAAACGCCAAGCTCACCCGGTCTACCTCCAACAGGGCCCGGTACTGGTCCGTGAGGCTCCCCGCGGGCTCCTTGAGGATCCTGTAAAGCTCCTCCTCCCCAAGGGGCTCCAGCTCCACCCTTATGGGAAGCCGGCCCTGAAGCTCCGGGGCTAGGTCCGAAGGCTTGGCCTTGTGGAAAGCCCCGGCGGCTATGAAGAGCACGTGCTCGGTGCTCACCGCCCCGTGTTTCGTGTTAACCACGGACCCCTCTATCAGGGGAAGAAGGTCCCTTTGAACCCCCTCCCGGCTCACATCGGGCCCGTGGGATCCCCCCACGGAGGCTATCTTGTCTATCTCATCTATGAAGACTATGCCCTCCTCCTGGGCCAGGGCCACCGCCTCACGGCTCATGGCCTCCCGATCCAGGAGCTTCTCCGCCTCCTCAAGGGCCAACGCCTCCCTGGCCTTGGCCACCGTCATGGACTTCCGCCTGGTCTTCTTGGGGAACAGCCCTCCAAGCATCTCCCCGAGGTCCAGCCCCTCCATGCCCATGGGGCCCATCACCGCCATGCCAAGGGAAGGGGCCTCGGAAAGCTCCACCTCCACCACCCGGTCGTCCAGCTTGCCCGCCCGAAGCAGCTCCCGGAGCTTCTCCCGGGTGGCGGACCTACGCTCCTCCCCCTCCCGATCCTCCTGCTCCACCGAAGGCTGATCCTCCGAGATGCCAAGGAGCCTCAAAAATCCCTTCTCGGGCCCCTTGGGGCGGGGAGAGGGCAGCAGGGCGTCCAAAAGCCGCTCCTCCGCCATACGCTCCGCCTCGGGCTTGACCTCCCCAAGGCGCCGGGACTTCACCATCTGATGGGCCACCTCCACCAGGTCCCTTATCATGGACTCCACGTCCCGGCCCACGTACCCCACCTCGGTGAACTTGGTGGCCTCCACCTTCACAAAGGGAGCCCCAACGAGCTTGGCAAGCCGCCGGGCTATCTCCGTCTTGCCCACCCCGGTGGGACCCACCATGAGGATGTTCTTTGGATAAACCTCCCGGGCCAGCTCCTCCGGGAGCCTGCGGCGCCTCATACGGTTCCTCAAGGCCACCGCCACCGCCCGCTTGGCCTTCTCCTGCCCTACTATGTACCTGTCAAGGTACTGAACTATCATCCGGGGAGTGAGATCCATCATCTCGCTATTTCCTCCAAGGTGAC contains:
- the hslU gene encoding ATP-dependent protease ATPase subunit HslU, coding for MMDLTPRMIVQYLDRYIVGQEKAKRAVAVALRNRMRRRRLPEELAREVYPKNILMVGPTGVGKTEIARRLAKLVGAPFVKVEATKFTEVGYVGRDVESMIRDLVEVAHQMVKSRRLGEVKPEAERMAEERLLDALLPSPRPKGPEKGFLRLLGISEDQPSVEQEDREGEERRSATREKLRELLRAGKLDDRVVEVELSEAPSLGMAVMGPMGMEGLDLGEMLGGLFPKKTRRKSMTVAKAREALALEEAEKLLDREAMSREAVALAQEEGIVFIDEIDKIASVGGSHGPDVSREGVQRDLLPLIEGSVVNTKHGAVSTEHVLFIAAGAFHKAKPSDLAPELQGRLPIRVELEPLGEEELYRILKEPAGSLTDQYRALLEVDRVSLAFDDSGLREVARLASEMNRQMEDIGARRLHTLMELLLEEISFDAPDGISGEVRVDGAYVRQRLGGLLEERDPRRYLL